In Bacillota bacterium, the following proteins share a genomic window:
- a CDS encoding periplasmic heavy metal sensor → MKKKVLLLTLTLLLVIGVVQVASAAGWGAGAGQGPRALSADNWTSLADTLGLTDEQAAKIQQLEKNTYDQTRALRDRLGDAMFELRQLRWQKNVDKATVEARIQEVNDLRSQLYNIKQSAWEERQSILTQEQLDKLESMRGFCGRHGGMGRGGFGGPQKAQ, encoded by the coding sequence GTGAAGAAAAAAGTGCTTTTGCTCACCCTTACTCTGCTCCTTGTCATTGGTGTGGTGCAGGTGGCCTCTGCCGCCGGCTGGGGTGCGGGCGCCGGTCAAGGGCCCAGAGCCTTGAGCGCCGATAACTGGACCAGCCTGGCGGATACCTTGGGTCTCACCGATGAGCAGGCGGCGAAGATCCAGCAGTTGGAGAAGAATACCTACGATCAGACCCGGGCCCTGAGAGATCGGCTGGGAGACGCCATGTTCGAACTGCGCCAGCTCAGGTGGCAGAAGAATGTAGACAAGGCCACGGTCGAGGCCAGGATTCAGGAAGTAAACGACCTGCGGAGCCAGCTTTACAACATCAAGCAGTCGGCCTGGGAGGAACGGCAATCGATTCTGACCCAGGAGCAACTGGATAAACTTGAATCCATGCGCGGCTTCTGTGGCCGGCATGGAGGAATGGGCCGCGGGGGATTTGGCGGCCCGCAGAAAGCCCAATAG